CGAGAAATCGGACCGCCTGTGGGGTGAGGCTGCGGTAGAGAAGGCGACCGAGGAGCTTTGCAGAAGATTCGACCTTTTTCTCCAAAAGAAATTCCAGCAGGAGGCGGATCCGCAGCGGGGGCTCTTGGTGTTCTCAGAGGGTCGTTTCGATGCGCGGGCGAAGATCTGGGTCCGTGACTTTCACCGCAGAGGCACTTCCTGGGGGGCGATTCGCAACCTGGCGGACATCCCATATTTCGCCAGTACCAAGGAGTCCCGACTGCTTCAACTAGCAGACCTGGTGGCGCATGCGGTCTGGCTACTTTATGAGCGCAGGAACAGTCGCTGGATCCAGCGCTTGGTGCCTTGCTTCGATGGTGACGAGGGGATCTTGCACGGCCTGGTGCACGTCCGACCCCAGGCCGATG
The Acidobacteriota bacterium DNA segment above includes these coding regions:
- a CDS encoding DUF3800 domain-containing protein — translated: MYLLYLDESGNEADPSDRYFVLGGLSLFERQTFFLAEAVEAVQKKYFPGVQPLTFHASEIRSGRGFWRKVPDEVREGVLEDLVTAIIEAPDRGRALYAAVIEKSDRLWGEAAVEKATEELCRRFDLFLQKKFQQEADPQRGLLVFSEGRFDARAKIWVRDFHRRGTSWGAIRNLADIPYFASTKESRLLQLADLVAHAVWLLYERRNSRWIQRLVPCFDGDEGILHGLVHVRPQAD